A stretch of DNA from Lycium ferocissimum isolate CSIRO_LF1 chromosome 4, AGI_CSIRO_Lferr_CH_V1, whole genome shotgun sequence:
TaatattgatattattttgtaaaataatcCTCTACGTGACTCGATATACACATGCAATGCACGTGTCGAGGAACtaatcttaataaaaacaaatgaggcctaagaaAACATGACAATATTTGAATCACGTGTTCGGGCGTGACATGGAATTACATTTGAGTCAACTAGAATGGGTAGAAAAATATCAAGCCATGTTCAAACTGATGCATAGTAAGGTGGTAATCATATCCAACTTCTAggaagattaaagaagaaaatgtCTTTCCAGCCTTAAAGGCAATAGATCAACTAAATTAGAATACCCAGTAAATGAAAGCAGAAACCATCCACTTAGCAATTAGCATTGTgtaaattaaaatatgaaaggCTACATTACCTTCTGTTCAAGGACAGTAGCAAACTATACCACATTTGTTTGAGAACACTATATCTCTCTAGATAGAGAACTATAAACTCACATCGTCAGACAGTTCGGTCCTTAGAGAGTACATTGACTTCAACATTGTTTCTAAAGTGTCTTTTGTCAAGTGGAACGGCACATCTTTTTCTTCATGGCTAGATTTTGCATCACCTTGAAGCTGCATGGAACAGAGCTTTCGCAAAACTTATATAATGAAAAGACAAACATGAAAAGTAAAGACAATAACTCTTTCCCGAACCTCACAAGCCTGATGCCAAAAGGGAAATAAATTGGAAAGAAATCACTGTTCTTTGCTATCATAGACGCTAATAGACACAACTCGAGGAATCGGCAGAACTTAGTCAGGAAGAAGTAATATATGCCCAAATCACATGAGGAAACAGTCTGTAAATATTAAGCGATTTCTTCATCACAGGAGTAAATAGCATggaaattctttctttcttctctttctccaGATTGACATGCCAAGATAGATAAACTTATACCTTTAAATTTATAATTGCTGCAGGGTCTCCGATTTCACTGCCCTCTTTCCAAATGCTCCGTGTCAATGCTTTCAGTTGAGGCAAGATGACCTGATTGTGATAAGATTCAGCTTTAGTGTTCCATTCTTCACTAGATAAAATGACAAACACATTAATGCCGAACCCATTAAGACAGTTACAGACCAGGTCTTTAGCTATATCTTCACGCCACTccttttgaaatttttgcagtAGAAGTGTTAATAGTCTTTGCAACTCGGGTTGGACCTCAGCAGGAAACAACTTTTGAATCTCATCCTTCTTGGCATTCTCATAAACACATTTGCGAATCAAAATACGAAGGCACACCAGAAGCTGCAAAACAAACATGCAAATATGGTGGCTGATATAGGAATCACATTACATGGAAGGATATTACTAACTAATACTTACATCAGGAATGAAACCCTAAAGAGATGAGTATAGATTTAAGATATATTTTATCATGTATATTTTTATAACTAATAAACAAACAATTGTATGATACTTAGATGCACATAATATTCACATAGAGAAAATTACAGCTACCTGATCACCGCTGGCACAAACTTAAGCTATTCAATTGTGCTAAAATTTCCAAGGAGATGAACATATAGTACCCAAAGCAAACACCAACATGAGAAGGAACCAAGCTAAAACCTGATGGTGTAGCTTTTCTGAACTTCACATCAAAATATCAATACAGCAACAACATACTCAATGTactcccacaagtggggtcttgggagggtaggatgtacgcaaaccttactcCTATCTTTGTGGGTTatagaggttgtttccaatagaccctcggctcaaaggAAGTGAGATCAAAGCAGGATAGACAGGAAAATAACGACAGCAAAATAGAAAGATAAACAAAGCGAATGAGGTAACAGGTAGTAGTAAAAATGACAAATAAGATACTATGCAAATACTAGTTAATACTACTAAATAAGGTGAAGATGAGAAGGGGATACAAGCCCCCTGCCTTCCCCACGTAAAAGGACCCCAACAATCTGCTACCTACTACCCTTCTACCCTAATTTTCGACCTTCTTATCTAGGGTCATAtcccatgtcctgtctaatcacctcccccaATTGTTCTTTTGCCTACCTCTACCCCTCCTAAAACCTGCtacaaatcaaaatatcaatattcctCCAAAAGTATCATTCCCATACACTAATGATGAAGCAATTAGGAATGTTTCATTTAGAGACAACAAAAGTTGCTAAAACACTAATCGTCCTTCCATAGCAATGGGCTATGGTTAAAGGATGATATATATAGTTGCAGAGACTCAACAGAAGCTACTAAATAAATGTGAATTCATAAGTAGTATTCACATTGAAAATTTTATTACTTCAGGAAAGCTGTAAAGGGCAATAATTTATCTTCGCTATATCCAGTTTCTAGTTCAatatttcatatttaatttgCCCAAATCTTCTACAGAGCCCATCGACAAGTACAATCTCAGGGGATAAGCTTGAAGGAAACGCAGAATTTACACTGGTGATGGTCCTAAAACAGACACTACACATTCTATATGCTATAATGCagtaatattaaataaaaaattgtatgACTTTTCATTTAAGAGGCTATAATGGTGAAAAAGCAGACATAATTTATTGTATAACTCTTGAAACCACTATCTCATGATCAACACACTTATTACCCTTTAGGTCAAGTTATTAGTCCTTCACCCATGATCTCATGTTCTTACAGCTTTATTACTCCactaatttcttatttattctaTGGAACAGTTTCTACATCTACAATTGGTACAATTAATGTAACCAAGTCTTGGATGGATTTGGAGAATTGAAGGCGGCCATTCATTCCTATAAATATAGCGCATCATAAAGCTTTGGAGTTTAACCACAATCAAAGAGAGAGACATCTTCCTTGTGGGGATGCACGAAAAAAAGTTTGTAGAATGCATGAAAAGTGAGGTAGAGTTTTTGAAAGACAATAGTACAAGATGGTACTAATTCAGTACAAAGGATTGCTGGAATTAGATCCCTTGAATCTGGAGGGAATCTAAGAATCCCAACATTATATCAATGCCACAACAAAATGAAGCATTACACCAAATCTTTAAATCTATACATCTATAATTAACAAAAGAAATGTTGCCCTCCCTGCCCTCAAAGCACTTTGATTCCTTTCAAGTCATATTAACCACATAATACAAACAGGGATGCCTCTCAAATCTTCTTCTACTTTTTTGTAGTGGCCGACTTTGCCAACTCCCTAAAATCTGCAAGAAATTAGATGGCATAACACAGTGAACTCCATACAAAGTCAAAAGTGTGCCCCATATTTGTCAAACATACTTGCAAACAACAAAAGATGATTCACTGACTCCCTCTTTTCTCTACAAATGACACATAGATAAAGTCCCTGCTCTGCAATTTAAATTGTGTCAAACAAGCTTCAACAACGtacctagtgtaatcccacaaatgaggtttgggaagggtaggatgtacgtagaccttacccctacctttgtcgggtagagagactgtttctgatagaccctcggctcaaaacaaaTGTCAAACACTTTGTACGCTGAAATCCAACCGAATATGCAATTGTGCTTGGAGCCTTTGATTtccaaattattttccaagCCATTCCATTTTGTCTCTACCCAACTCCCTTGTCAGCACCTGACAGGATTTTACAGAAACGTTTCCATCTTACTTCCCTTCTATTTCTAACAAACAGAACTCTTTCTGAGCTGTCCAACACAATTCCTTTGGTGATCTCTAGTGAAATCCTAGCTCTTCCAATTTCTTCGAAACTGGAGATTCCAACATTTGCCATCCCCAATAATCTGCAATCACACAGCTATTAACTACTAAGCTGTACAAATCAGAAAAAACATCAGCTAAGGTGGTTTCCCCATACCACTTGCCTAGCCAAAATTCAATTTCCTCGCATCTCTAATTTTCAGCCTTGTAAGCTCCTGATATTCACCCTATAAGCTATTGATAAACTTCCAAAAATAGCCATGTGGATATACAACTTTAGGGGTGCATCCATCTCCCTGTAGCCCATATTTGTATTTCAGAACCTCCTTCCAGTGCTCCTCTCTGCCAATACCCCATCTCTATATCCATCACACTTCTATTGTGAAGTCGTAGGTTTCTGACACCTAAACCGCCATGCTTCTTGGATAGCAACACTTGTCAAATGCATTTTTCCTGCCTGCTTGTTTCCATTCCCATAAGAAATTACGTCTAGTTTTTTCTACTCTAGCTGACATAGGGACCAATAGCATCAAGTATGTTGGTATAACATCAACTAGAGTATTAGCCAGTGTCAATCTTCCATCAAAAGATAAGTACTGTCTCTTCAATGTGCTTCTCTTCTGACACTTTTTAATAACAACCCTTCCATATGCTACAGCTTTTGTATTTTGAGCCAAGAAGCAGACCGAGATATACCGTGGGCATGACTTCCACCTTGTATCCCAAAATCTCACCATGTTCCCGAGTCACATGGTCGACATTAACTAAAAAGATACTGTTTTTATTCAGGTTGATATGAAAACTCTCAGACAGATCAAAATTAAGGTATAATTGTGCAAAAAAATGTTGTAAACTTGGTAGACAGTGAGCTCGTCACTCTAAAATGCTCTACCTAAATACCACGGTTTTTCCTGTGACATGATTTGAATCCATGACGTGCGCCTAACCCACGCATCACGCGTTGCACTCTTACCACTGCACCAATGCCCTGGGTTCtagcaaataacttaaattaTTTGTGGCATTATAAGTGGCTAGATCATGTGATATTAGTTTCAAGAGTTACATAAGAAATTATGACCATTTTTTCACCATTACAACCACTAATATGAAAAGTCTTCcaaattaatattattattttattataatatgtCCAACATTTCCTCACTCATTTTTAATACTAACGAAAGAGAATTCACCAAAGTGAGACTATTATGCATAACCAAAGTATACTCTGTGTTTTACCTCTACCTAGTAAAACAACAATCTTTACTCCATGAGTCAACATTGGTCTCAGACTTGAattattacaacaacaacaacaacattcccATTAAACAAGTGGGTCtgggggagggtagagtgaacgcagaccttaccctacctTAGAGGTAGAGAGGCGGTTTATGATAGACCCTCAGCTAAagtaaaagcaaaaaataaaataaaaaagtaaatgaaAGCAGTTCGAAAAAGGAGTAACGGCAATGAGAAAACCATGGCAAAATACCATAGGAAGCATTTCAAAGCATTCTAAACAATGAACAGTAGCGATAGCAAAATAATACGAAAATCGAAGCACCAGCAGCAGATAATAACAGAAATCGGAGGACAAAAAACAACAAGTATAGTACACCGGTAACACTTAAAAATCAAGGTATTGATATaacctctatttttttttttaaactggtaACTGTTTAGTGGACACATTATGGCCTTGTGCTATCTCTGAATGAGCGTTTTTGAGAATAAGTTCAATTCTCATAGGAAATTGACTACTTCCACAAAATTAGTCAAAGGTGCACCTGTAATTCCAGCACCTCACTCATACGAGCACACATTTGCTGCTGAATAGGAACAACTATTCAGAGACATGAACATAGGtagaagaggagaaaaagaCTTACAGGGTCGAGGTCAGAATCATTAGGAAGTTGAAGCATTTCACGGATGATTTGGCGGTCAGCAGCATCAAGCCCAGTCTTGCGAGTCCTCCACATAGCTTCAAGTATATATTCTATTGATTCTTTGGAATTGGCTCTTGACAAAAGAGCTAAATGGTTCCATACACTTGGAACGCTCATCTTCCCTCTCAATTGCCACTCCCTTTGCTCCTCCAAATCTATAATTAAAAGTCCTTTAATccacaaacaaataaaaattttaattcTTCAACATATAAACAGAATTATGATAATTAATTTAAGTGTCTTCATATAACCTTAGAAACTCGTCCAAGTTTTGAGAATTATAAACGGTAAAGGGTCAGATTTGCCCCTGtactctaaaaaaaattattgcccTTGCCATCCAACTTTCAAGCCATATTCACCCTTCATCTGCTAAATCtcatattcaacaacaacaacaacaacaacatatccagtgaaaTCTCACAGAGTGAGGTTTGGGAAaggtagagtgtacacagaccttacccctaccttgggtggtagagaggttgtttctggtAGACACTCGGCACAAGGACAAACAATTCAAAGCAGTATAAAAAGCCATGGCAAAATACTATAAAGAACATTATAAAGCTGTCTAAAAAAAATGAGCTGTAACTACTACATGTTAATTCTCATGTTCCCACCTAAATTTTCctatgtgacattttttttttttttccagttaaaCCTTGTCACCCATTTAAGAAAGTTTAACCCGCCCCCCCGATTAACCCAACCCCTAATTTCCAAACTCCCACTGGCTCTCCTTCACTGTTAACGCCGGAAAACATGGAGCTGGCCCGGAAAAGAGAGATAATACTTACAAACATCTTAATTTTAGCATATAAATTGGCAGTGACAGTACCAACAACTGTTAACAAAGAAGACAACTACTTCATATTTGGATAGACTGTATCATTTGTTGTGATTTAATGGGTAAATGAAATAAGTAACCAAGCAAAAACCACGAAATCGGTAATTACAAATATTGAACTTTTTTATGGTTATATAACAACAAAGTTACAACGGGTTTACAACACCCAGAGGCAGATTTAAAGGGGAGGgactcggcaaaaaattacactgtatatatagGTTAgattttatgtgtttttgtacatagataAGTTTTAAATATcctgaacaaatgcaaaaggttagctcaaACTGTCCAGGTTATTAAAAATTCTCTCCAGCATCGAAGGTTCGATTCCAGggacaacattttttttatgttcagcttttattattttttcaaactcCGAGTGAAAATTCTGGATCTGCTACGGACAACACCAAACAATATAATTCTAAGAACAATGGAAACAAACATGGTATCAATGAAAACCATACaataatgaaccacgggaaacaacatTCCAAAAAACTGAAGGAAGagcaaaaatgttttatatttaAGAGCTGAAGTGGGATAATTGGAATTGGAAACGTTGTCGAAAGCTAAAATCTACCTTTATATAATGTCTCATCAGtataaagattggaagaattgaacTCTCAAGTTGCTTACTTTTTCTCTaatttatattccaaagttgctagtattttttttgtatgtaCTTGGGtaattcttgattttcttgcttCCAATTTGAGCTCCTATACCATGTTTCTGACTTGACCAATCTTTTATTCTAGATTTTATCTAGCTCAGAAAAGTGGCAGTTCAGagcaaaaataaaatgagaatgATAGTgttcgtgttttttttttttttttttggtacaggAAGAGAGATGGACGAGTGGGGTTTGAGAATTTGGGGTTGAGTTTATTTTGGTTAGTGGGTGGGGTTTATTTGACGGCGGGTTAAATTCTTTTAATGGAAATGGCTCAAATATGTAatcgaactatcgaaaatgaCTCATTCATGTCACTCATCATGTAACGACCTGCTTGGTCGTTATGCGTGCGTTGACTATTCTACCCTTGCTAGTACTTTCCCGAGGCTAGGAATGAGAGGACCTAAATAAGTTGGGGTgtgttttatgttgtgttttgtgactTATAAGTGACTATGTGATGTGTTTTAACTTGTTCCGTGTTTTGATTGTGTTAATAAGGCCTTAGAATGATTTTTagagactaagtataaaaagtggaaattttaaaatttcgcCCAAAATCCACCATTGCTGCGGAAGGATTTTTTGCCCACGGTATTTTGTATATAGCGAGGAGGGTCTATTGCGGCGAAGGGTCGGTTTTCCAAATGACCGCTGCAACGAAGGTGTTGCTCGCTGCAGCGAAGCGGGGACCGCTGCAACGGACCTCTGTAAGTCAAAATCCCTATTTAAATACCTTATTTCGACCCTACTTCTCACATAATCCCAAAAACAGTTCCTAAGAGCATAGAGGCGACTTTCTAAGTCTAGGGCACTATTCTCCATCAAAGGTAATCCTTAATCACTAACTTCTACGCGTAATGTTCTTAGTTGATTCTTGTTTTAATCAAAGGACCTTTAAtgggaattgaaggatagaacACAAACACCAAGGAAAtccctagaatattaatgggTATTGTTTATTGTTGGCTAATGTTGTTTATTTATCTAAGAATAGAGATTATCGCTTCATAGCATGAGAACTTGTTATTCAATGATGGAAATTGGttgttgagacctagggttccaataaaaatggaGACTTTGGCTAAAATCAGATTGGTAGGATTAAAATGATTAGAGAACCCATGAATTGAGTTCATACTCCATTACTTACttaagcattatgatttctagactttgaacgttgcgaagctttgaggaaaggaaaagcTATTGCGGAGTGATTGTATTGTTCCAGTTCGggttcgaggtaggttacggtttacttgagttagactttgattagttgattgtatatgtcgtAGAAtctatgggagaaagcatgtataGGACTTCGGATATGGAGTTTGGATGATTGTTGTTAGTTGTATGATTTAATTGTGTGAAGTGATTCTCCATTGTTGAGGCTGATAAATTTGAATTGTATTCTAGAGATTGTTGAAAGAAAGGTGTAAAGGAaggtgttcatatatacccttcagAGATGAGTTGATGTTAGTGACATATTCTATTATGCTGAGCAGATTATTTGTGAGTCTTATTGTAACTTGTGTTATTTGATTATACTTCATTGATGTTGACGTGATACGTGTTCTTGAGTCATTCCTTGTGATTTGATAATGAGAcgatgttgatgatgattgagatggaacatatacatcttgtaaggcacatttgatagggggtgacgatgtagcctagtgtgagctcgtggtccgaggttctttcgggaacgagtggtacatggataccatgggtcccttggaggtcatggctatttggggaaaacattaccatttagcatgtgtgtacagatatATGACAGAGATGGGAACTTCATTGTTTATTTTACTTCCTTTGGCTTGAGCATTGGTGTTCGTTGTTGATAATTGGTGACTTATTCTGAAGGTggattatttgagggtattatTTGTGATACATGTTTGTTGTACCTGTCTgcctatttcatttattttatgtatgtatgcatgatactaatcttagtcggcctatgatacctaccagtatgTGTTgcttgtactgacctacacttgctgcactttttttgTGAGTGCAGACGTTGAGCCAGTGACTTCTTCCAGACCTCGCATCTAGTTGAGGTTATTCGCTACCCGGATCGAGAGGGTGAGCTCTGTCAGGTGCCATGCCACACgaagatctttctttatttcaaatgtctattttcatcccaaacattatgttatttttagacAGTACTTCtttttagacattgttggttagagtccttatacggtaattttcagattttggggatgtaATAACTAGATTTCCACActtgttatttatttatactATTGCTAGGTTCTCCTTATCATTTATTTGTgagtaattttttataattgGTTAAGTAATTGAAATTGGCTTGGTAATGGGTTAAGGGATTGGTTTCCCCACCATAGgactagtgtgggtgccactcacgttTGTTTAGGACTGAcacatcaatagtttgactcatttatgccatcaaactatcgAAAATGGTTCATTTATGACACGCATCAATAGTTtaactcatttatgccatcgcccgttaccaaaatgactcacccatgccatttttcattaacgccggttttataatactagatatgacacgtggcctccaattagaggtctatgtcgtttaattaaaccagcccaattttaaataccaaattaacaaaaaaatccGATCCATGCACcctacccacccacaaccataatctagttggaggccacctATCATATACGGTATTGTAAAATTGAtgttaatgaaatatggcatggatgagttattttggtaacgggcgatgacataaatgaatCAAACTATTGATAAGTGGCACAAATGAGCAATTTTcaatagttcgatggcataaatgagccaaactattgacgagtggca
This window harbors:
- the LOC132053535 gene encoding uncharacterized protein LOC132053535 isoform X3, encoding MSVPSVWNHLALLSRANSKESIEYILEAMWRTRKTGLDAADRQIIREMLQLPNDSDLDPLLVCLRILIRKCVYENAKKDEIQKLFPAEVQPELQRLLTLLLQKFQKEWREDIAKDLVILPQLKALTRSIWKEGSEIGDPAAIINLKLQGDAKSSHEEKDVPFHLTKDTLETMLKSMYSLRTELSDDVSL
- the LOC132053535 gene encoding uncharacterized protein LOC132053535 isoform X1 translates to MAFYTALNCLSLCRVSTRNNLSTTQGRGLLIIDLEEQREWQLRGKMSVPSVWNHLALLSRANSKESIEYILEAMWRTRKTGLDAADRQIIREMLQLPNDSDLDPLLVCLRILIRKCVYENAKKDEIQKLFPAEVQPELQRLLTLLLQKFQKEWREDIAKDLVILPQLKALTRSIWKEGSEIGDPAAIINLKLQGDAKSSHEEKDVPFHLTKDTLETMLKSMYSLRTELSDDVSL
- the LOC132053535 gene encoding uncharacterized protein LOC132053535 isoform X2; its protein translation is MAFYTALNCLSLCRVSTRNNLSTTQGRGLLIIDLEEQREWQLRGKMSVPSVWNHLALLSRANSKESIEYILEAMWRTRKTGLDAADRQIIREMLQLPNDSDLDPLLVCLRILIRKCVYENAKKDEIQKLFPAEVQPELQRLLTLLLQKFQKEWREDIAKDLVILPQLKALTRSIWKEGSEIGDPAAIINLKFCESSVPCSFKVMQNLAMKKKMCRST